A section of the Stenotrophomonas sp. 364 genome encodes:
- a CDS encoding aminoglycoside phosphotransferase family protein, with the protein MSSSQIGVALSHAWGVQANMVVQRPTGADAGATVYQVIARDGARWWLKCRRYAVDDAVWKVLQYLRNQRGLAEIAAPQPTREGAPALRLDGLQWTLFAYVEGQSGFESALSQAQWRRLGAVLRQVHDTPLPDELRAGLAQPDFDDDTAVERVGAWLHRNDARWPVRDDLAAQFLRAWQQHRPRIGEVWQRCAQLRERLQGRAWARVLCHGDLHAGNLLLRADHGLCLIDWDDMLLAPRERDLMFIGAGVGGRWGRDDPPGFAEGYGAVSIDRDRLAYYRHWRILHDVQEFHDLLLEPGAASRPPAQRRQALRYMEEQFAPGNVVDSATRSWMAATGLPG; encoded by the coding sequence TTGTCTTCTTCCCAGATTGGCGTGGCGTTGTCGCATGCATGGGGCGTGCAGGCCAACATGGTGGTGCAACGGCCGACCGGCGCCGATGCGGGCGCCACCGTGTACCAGGTGATCGCACGCGATGGCGCGCGCTGGTGGTTGAAGTGCCGGCGCTATGCCGTCGATGACGCCGTTTGGAAAGTGCTGCAGTACCTGCGCAACCAGCGCGGCCTGGCCGAGATCGCTGCGCCGCAGCCCACACGCGAGGGCGCGCCGGCCCTGCGCCTGGACGGCCTGCAATGGACGCTCTTTGCCTACGTCGAAGGCCAATCCGGGTTCGAATCGGCGCTGTCACAGGCGCAGTGGCGACGGTTGGGCGCGGTGCTGCGGCAGGTACACGACACGCCGTTGCCCGATGAACTTCGCGCCGGGCTGGCGCAGCCGGACTTCGATGACGACACGGCGGTGGAGCGGGTAGGCGCATGGCTGCATCGCAATGATGCGCGCTGGCCCGTGCGCGATGACCTCGCCGCTCAGTTCCTGCGCGCCTGGCAGCAGCATCGGCCACGTATTGGCGAGGTCTGGCAGCGCTGTGCGCAGCTGCGTGAGCGACTGCAGGGTCGTGCATGGGCGCGGGTGCTGTGTCATGGCGACCTGCATGCCGGCAACCTGCTGCTGCGTGCCGACCACGGGCTGTGCCTGATCGACTGGGACGACATGCTGCTGGCCCCGCGCGAACGCGACCTGATGTTCATCGGTGCGGGTGTGGGGGGGCGCTGGGGGCGCGATGACCCGCCGGGGTTCGCTGAGGGCTACGGCGCCGTGAGCATCGACCGCGACCGCCTTGCCTACTACCGGCATTGGCGCATCCTGCATGACGTGCAGGAGTTTCATGACCTGCTGCTGGAACCAGGTGCGGCGTCGCGCCCGCCGGCGCAGCGGCGCCAGGCCCTGCGCTACATGGAGGAGCAGTTTGCGCCGGGGAACGTGGTGGACAGCGCGACGCGCAGCTGGATGGCGGCCACCGGGCTGCCGGGGTAG
- a CDS encoding EamA family transporter: protein MLGSTLAFGLMAVAIRYATRSVPTQEVAFFRNAFGLMALLPMLLRPGRASLKTQQLPRYLLRSTIGLASMLCAFWAIGHLPMSQAISLSYSTPLFVTIAAVLWLGETVRARRWAAVIIGFIGVLIIVRPGSTSFSPGTLVAVLAAVLSSLVAIQIKQLTRVDSADAVVLYTYVFWVPLSLIPAVFLWVWPTGMAWLWLAATGLFGTVGQLLWTRALRLGEVSALTPISFMQLPLVAVLGWLLFGETLDRWTVIGAGIILGANAYIAHREAVLVRRAASQAASAGAKPGE, encoded by the coding sequence ATGCTGGGCAGCACGCTGGCGTTCGGGCTGATGGCGGTGGCCATCCGCTACGCCACCCGCTCGGTGCCCACCCAGGAAGTGGCGTTCTTCCGCAACGCCTTCGGCCTGATGGCGTTGCTGCCCATGCTGCTGCGTCCGGGGCGCGCGTCACTGAAGACCCAGCAGCTGCCGCGCTACCTGCTGCGCAGTACGATCGGCCTGGCGTCGATGCTGTGCGCGTTCTGGGCGATCGGCCACCTGCCGATGTCGCAGGCCATCTCGCTGTCGTACTCCACGCCGCTGTTCGTCACCATCGCCGCGGTGCTGTGGCTCGGCGAAACCGTGCGCGCGCGACGCTGGGCGGCGGTGATCATCGGCTTCATCGGCGTGCTGATCATCGTGCGCCCGGGCTCGACCAGCTTCTCCCCCGGCACACTGGTGGCCGTGCTGGCCGCGGTACTCAGTTCGCTGGTGGCGATCCAGATCAAGCAGCTCACCCGCGTGGACAGCGCGGATGCCGTGGTGCTCTACACCTACGTGTTCTGGGTGCCGCTGTCGCTGATTCCCGCCGTGTTCCTCTGGGTGTGGCCCACCGGCATGGCCTGGCTGTGGCTGGCTGCCACGGGCCTGTTCGGCACGGTGGGCCAGCTGCTCTGGACGCGAGCGCTGCGCCTGGGCGAGGTCTCGGCACTGACCCCGATCAGCTTCATGCAGTTGCCGCTGGTTGCCGTGCTGGGCTGGCTGCTGTTCGGCGAAACCCTGGACCGCTGGACCGTGATCGGTGCCGGCATCATCCTGGGCGCCAACGCCTACATCGCCCATCGTGAAGCGGTACTGGTGCGGCGCGCCGCCTCGCAGGCCGCATCGGCCGGCGCCAAACCAGGGGAGTAG
- the murB gene encoding UDP-N-acetylmuramate dehydrogenase, which translates to MSDAMPAWTLTENASLKALNTFHVEASAAQLLELHDPSLLPDVLALPQVADAPLLVLGSGSNVLLAGNVDGTVLVFANRSIEILEHRADHTVVRAGAGVSWHGLVMWSLQNGLSGLENLALIPGTAGASPIQNIGAYGVQVDEFIQTVEAWDRETAAWVRLDPEACQFGYRDSVFKQMPERYLITAIELRLPLLHALRLGYAGITEEMQAMGVELPVAADVANAVINIRRRKLPDPDVLGNAGSFFKNPVLPLEQVEVVLQHFPDLPVYPADQDTRRKLSAAWMIEACGWKGYREGDAGVSPHHALVLVNHGTATGEQLLALARQISASVLEKFGVPIEPEPRLIGAQW; encoded by the coding sequence ATGAGTGACGCAATGCCTGCCTGGACCCTGACTGAGAACGCATCGCTGAAGGCGCTCAACACCTTCCACGTGGAGGCAAGCGCGGCACAGCTGCTGGAGCTGCACGACCCGTCGCTGCTGCCGGACGTACTGGCGCTGCCCCAGGTCGCCGACGCGCCGCTGCTGGTGCTGGGCAGTGGCAGCAACGTGCTGCTGGCCGGCAACGTGGACGGCACGGTCCTGGTGTTTGCCAACCGCAGCATCGAGATCCTGGAACACCGCGCCGACCACACCGTGGTCCGTGCCGGCGCCGGGGTCAGCTGGCATGGGCTGGTGATGTGGTCGCTGCAGAACGGGCTGTCCGGGCTGGAGAACCTGGCATTGATTCCCGGTACGGCCGGCGCCTCCCCGATCCAGAACATTGGCGCGTACGGCGTGCAGGTGGACGAGTTCATCCAGACCGTCGAAGCCTGGGACCGCGAGACGGCTGCGTGGGTCCGGCTGGATCCCGAGGCCTGCCAGTTCGGTTACCGCGACAGCGTGTTCAAGCAGATGCCGGAGCGCTACCTGATCACCGCGATTGAACTGCGCCTACCCTTGCTGCACGCGCTGCGCCTGGGCTATGCCGGCATCACGGAAGAGATGCAGGCGATGGGCGTGGAATTGCCGGTGGCCGCCGATGTGGCCAACGCGGTGATCAACATCCGCCGCCGCAAGCTGCCCGACCCGGACGTACTGGGCAATGCCGGCAGCTTCTTCAAGAATCCGGTGCTGCCGCTGGAACAGGTGGAGGTGGTGCTGCAGCATTTCCCCGACCTGCCGGTGTACCCGGCCGACCAGGACACCCGGCGCAAGCTGTCGGCGGCCTGGATGATCGAGGCGTGTGGCTGGAAGGGCTACCGTGAGGGGGACGCAGGCGTGTCGCCGCACCACGCGCTGGTGCTGGTCAACCATGGCACGGCCACCGGCGAGCAGCTGCTGGCGCTGGCACGGCAGATCTCGGCCTCGGTGCTGGAAAAGTTCGGCGTCCCGATCGAACCGGAGCCGCGCCTGATCGGCGCGCAGTGGTGA